A genomic segment from Nitrosopumilus sp. K4 encodes:
- the bluB gene encoding 5,6-dimethylbenzimidazole synthase → MSEFTDEEKNGFYKAIYSRRDVRSHFTPKPIENEILSKILNAAHHAPSVGFSQPWNFILIKDMTTKKKIKESFEIEKNRSSQLVEEPKRSKYLSFKLEGILESPVNLCVTYDPSKFGPFVIGRSSIPEAGLYSVCCAIQNLWLSARTEGIGLGWVSILSNDTLKEVLELPEHVVPIAYLCLGYVDEFAEKPDLEKAGWLPRLELRDVVFFEKWNDKGNSNWKEIQEMIKENLDYA, encoded by the coding sequence ATGTCAGAATTTACAGATGAAGAAAAAAATGGCTTTTACAAGGCAATTTATTCAAGAAGAGACGTAAGATCTCATTTTACACCTAAGCCAATAGAGAATGAAATTTTATCAAAGATTCTAAATGCTGCTCATCATGCACCTTCTGTAGGGTTTTCTCAACCATGGAATTTTATTTTGATAAAGGATATGACTACAAAAAAGAAGATCAAAGAGTCTTTTGAAATTGAAAAGAATAGATCTTCACAATTAGTGGAGGAACCAAAAAGATCAAAATACCTATCTTTCAAACTAGAAGGGATTTTAGAATCACCTGTGAATCTTTGTGTAACTTACGATCCGTCAAAATTTGGTCCGTTTGTAATAGGAAGATCAAGTATTCCTGAGGCTGGATTGTATAGTGTTTGTTGTGCTATTCAGAATTTGTGGCTTTCAGCAAGAACAGAAGGTATTGGACTTGGTTGGGTTAGTATTTTATCAAATGATACACTCAAAGAAGTTTTAGAATTACCAGAACATGTAGTTCCAATTGCATATCTGTGTCTTGGATATGTAGATGAGTTTGCAGAAAAGCCAGATTTGGAAAAAGCTGGCTGGCTTCCTAGACTTGAACTTAGAGACGTAGTATTCTTTGAAAAGTGGAATGATAAAGGAAATTCCAATTGGAAAGAGATTCAAGAAATGATCAAAGAAAATCTTGATTACGCTTAA
- the psmB gene encoding archaeal proteasome endopeptidase complex subunit beta gives MYFLSNNVEEKILHGTTTVGIKAKDGVVLCADMRASAGYFIANNNTMKIQKIDHHAGLTLAGGVADAQNIVDILRYHSNIHRVEKQEPIAIHSLARLCSLIFHQNRGYPFMADILVGGYDSNGPALFNIDMFGSVEEKTYVTTGSGSPVAYGTLEEEYRSDLTVEEAKKIALRAVKAAIVRNIGTGDGINIAVMDKDGFRLLTGEQKKAIIEL, from the coding sequence GTGTATTTTTTGTCGAATAACGTTGAAGAAAAAATTTTGCATGGGACTACCACTGTAGGTATCAAGGCTAAAGATGGTGTTGTTTTATGTGCAGATATGAGAGCTAGTGCAGGTTATTTTATCGCAAATAACAACACAATGAAAATTCAAAAAATTGATCATCATGCAGGTTTAACATTAGCAGGCGGTGTAGCTGATGCCCAAAACATTGTAGATATTCTCCGATATCATTCTAATATCCATCGAGTTGAAAAACAAGAACCAATTGCAATTCATTCCCTTGCTAGATTATGTTCTCTTATTTTCCATCAAAATCGTGGTTATCCGTTTATGGCAGATATTTTAGTAGGCGGATATGATTCAAACGGCCCTGCATTGTTTAATATTGACATGTTCGGTTCAGTAGAGGAAAAAACCTATGTTACAACAGGTAGCGGTTCTCCTGTAGCATACGGAACACTAGAAGAGGAATATCGCTCCGATCTAACAGTCGAAGAAGCAAAAAAAATTGCACTTCGTGCAGTTAAAGCCGCAATTGTAAGAAACATTGGTACTGGTGATGGAATTAACATTGCCGTAATGGATAAGGATGGATTCCGTCTATTGACTGGTGAACAAAAGAAAGCAATTATCGAACTTTAG
- a CDS encoding tetrahydromethanopterin S-methyltransferase subunit A, translated as MNSIGNIIGEICKAVFPIPEESYMGNIQSSIAICTLSSINLLKNIANSDFLNNVSIVGRLLSENKGIDSIVRYTNQNKNLKTIIICGKEVWGHNAGHSLFQLHQNGIDSNGRIIGSSSPEPFLSVSQDEVIYFQQNIRLINMINETNLEKIKQKIF; from the coding sequence ATGAATAGCATAGGAAATATTATTGGTGAAATTTGCAAAGCAGTTTTTCCTATTCCAGAGGAGTCATACATGGGAAACATTCAATCAAGCATTGCTATATGTACTCTTTCTAGTATTAATTTACTAAAAAATATTGCAAATTCGGATTTTCTGAATAATGTATCTATTGTTGGACGCCTTCTTTCTGAAAATAAGGGAATTGATTCAATTGTAAGATATACAAATCAAAATAAAAATCTCAAAACTATTATCATATGTGGAAAAGAAGTTTGGGGTCATAATGCAGGACATTCATTGTTCCAATTGCATCAAAACGGAATTGACTCTAATGGACGAATAATTGGTTCATCTAGTCCTGAACCTTTTCTTAGTGTATCACAAGATGAAGTAATCTATTTTCAACAAAATATTAGATTGATAAATATGATTAATGAAACAAATCTCGAAAAAATTAAACAAAAAATCTTCTAA
- a CDS encoding peptidylprolyl isomerase: MSTVKIETNFGNISFKLLPELAPETVRNFEKLAKDGFYDGTLFHRVIPGFMIQGGDPNTKGGDKSTWGIGGPGYNVKAEFNSRSHLRGIVSMARAQDPDSAGSQFFIVTTDSTFLDRQYTVFGEVIEGMDVADKIVNLQRDQNDCPLEEAKMLHVTVE; this comes from the coding sequence TTGAGTACAGTAAAAATTGAAACCAATTTTGGGAATATCTCATTTAAGTTACTTCCAGAATTAGCTCCAGAAACTGTAAGAAATTTTGAAAAACTAGCTAAGGACGGATTTTATGATGGAACCCTATTTCACAGAGTCATTCCTGGATTTATGATTCAGGGAGGAGACCCAAACACGAAGGGAGGAGACAAGAGTACTTGGGGAATAGGCGGTCCTGGATATAATGTCAAAGCAGAATTCAATTCTAGATCTCATCTTCGTGGAATTGTCTCAATGGCTAGGGCACAAGATCCTGACAGTGCAGGCTCGCAATTCTTTATTGTGACTACGGACAGTACGTTTCTTGATAGACAATATACTGTTTTTGGAGAAGTGATTGAAGGAATGGATGTTGCAGACAAAATTGTTAATTTGCAACGTGACCAAAATGATTGTCCTCTAGAAGAGGCAAAAATGCTTCATGTTACAGTGGAATAA
- a CDS encoding nicotinamide-nucleotide adenylyltransferase, translating to MNGLLIGRFQPFHLGHLNALKFALSKVDKLWVGLGSSNKPREKNNPFSAEERKEMILSSIDEYMKERISIYFIPDLDNHVKWIEKIDTIVPKFDVIFSNDELTNHLYSQRDIQVISIPFLKRDELSGTNIRDLIISDQKWEHLVPDGTKNFLKSTNAKERLKNL from the coding sequence ATGAATGGTTTACTTATTGGAAGATTTCAACCATTTCATTTAGGACATCTTAATGCATTAAAATTCGCCTTATCAAAAGTTGATAAATTATGGGTTGGATTAGGCAGTTCTAACAAGCCTAGAGAAAAAAATAACCCGTTTTCAGCTGAGGAACGCAAAGAAATGATCCTTTCTTCAATTGACGAATACATGAAAGAAAGAATTTCAATTTATTTTATTCCAGATTTAGATAATCATGTAAAATGGATTGAAAAAATAGATACAATTGTTCCAAAGTTTGATGTTATATTTTCCAATGATGAATTGACAAATCATTTGTATTCACAACGAGATATTCAAGTAATATCGATCCCATTTTTGAAAAGAGACGAATTATCTGGTACTAACATTAGGGATCTAATAATTAGCGATCAAAAATGGGAGCATCTTGTACCTGACGGAACAAAAAATTTTTTGAAATCAACCAATGCCAAAGAACGTTTGAAAAATCTCTAA
- a CDS encoding NADPH-dependent FMN reductase — translation MKVAVISGSPRKKGNTQLIMKYVVKYAETKNVDVKFVNLSEGQVECYRGSDEGYNEATKTAANDLMDADVWLVGTPIYNSFFSSALKNLFEYLDYKKTRGKVAGITIMAAGNIGFIDVQTLITQLLSYFQIITNPQAVFITTESISEEEFSDENAKEKLRNMVDKTLEIASKLQK, via the coding sequence GTGAAAGTTGCAGTAATATCTGGAAGTCCAAGAAAGAAGGGAAATACTCAATTAATTATGAAATATGTTGTCAAATACGCAGAAACAAAAAATGTTGATGTGAAATTTGTTAATCTTTCAGAAGGTCAAGTAGAATGCTATAGAGGATCAGATGAAGGGTACAATGAAGCGACAAAAACTGCTGCAAATGATTTAATGGATGCAGATGTATGGCTTGTTGGCACACCAATCTATAATTCGTTTTTTAGTTCAGCATTAAAAAATCTGTTTGAATACTTGGATTATAAAAAAACACGAGGAAAAGTGGCAGGAATAACAATTATGGCCGCAGGAAATATTGGTTTTATTGATGTTCAAACACTTATCACACAATTATTATCATATTTTCAAATAATCACAAATCCTCAGGCTGTTTTTATTACTACAGAATCTATTTCTGAAGAAGAATTCTCAGACGAAAACGCCAAAGAAAAATTGAGAAATATGGTGGATAAAACATTAGAGATTGCATCAAAATTACAAAAATAA
- a CDS encoding PfkB family carbohydrate kinase yields MLTVFGSTALDTIRTPKKTLKDVLGGAATFAAISASNFVDTGLIAVIGNDFPKQHHKILAKHLDLKGLTIKQGKTFRYDGSYDKTLSTRETLKTELNVLADFKPTVPEEYKKSQFVYLANNDPDQNIELIKEFDKVKFSMCDTIEFWISTKRESVINMIKSVDAVVINDEEAKLLTKEFNLIKCAKKMMEWGAKYVIIKKGEHGSLMFFDDVIFPSAGFSLEDVVDPTGAGDSFAGAMIGYLASKNSTSLSEIKKAVVYGNVLGSFAVEKYGLDGLLNLKKNDITKRVKLYEKMIRF; encoded by the coding sequence ATGCTTACTGTTTTTGGTTCTACTGCATTAGATACTATTAGAACTCCAAAAAAAACATTAAAAGATGTTTTAGGTGGAGCAGCAACTTTTGCAGCTATCTCTGCAAGTAATTTTGTAGATACAGGACTAATTGCAGTTATTGGAAATGATTTTCCAAAACAACATCATAAAATTCTAGCAAAGCATCTAGATCTTAAAGGATTAACGATAAAACAAGGGAAAACATTTCGGTATGATGGAAGTTATGACAAAACACTAAGCACCAGAGAAACTTTGAAAACTGAATTGAATGTACTAGCTGATTTTAAACCTACAGTACCAGAAGAATACAAAAAATCTCAATTCGTATACCTTGCCAATAATGATCCTGATCAAAACATCGAATTGATTAAGGAATTTGATAAAGTAAAATTTTCAATGTGTGATACAATTGAGTTTTGGATTTCTACAAAGAGAGAGTCTGTAATTAATATGATAAAATCTGTTGATGCTGTTGTGATAAATGATGAAGAGGCAAAATTACTCACAAAGGAATTCAATTTGATAAAATGTGCAAAAAAGATGATGGAATGGGGAGCAAAATATGTAATTATTAAGAAGGGGGAGCATGGCTCGCTAATGTTTTTTGATGATGTAATTTTTCCATCTGCAGGATTTTCTCTAGAAGATGTAGTAGATCCCACAGGAGCAGGAGATTCATTTGCTGGTGCTATGATAGGATATCTAGCTAGTAAAAATTCAACTAGTTTATCAGAAATTAAAAAAGCTGTAGTATATGGAAATGTCTTGGGTTCTTTTGCGGTAGAAAAATATGGATTAGATGGATTGCTAAATTTGAAAAAAAATGACATTACAAAACGAGTAAAGTTATATGAAAAGATGATTCGCTTTTGA
- the rtcA gene encoding RNA 3'-terminal phosphate cyclase — protein sequence MDFLKIDGNFGEGGGQIVRTAVTLSCITKTPIILENIRKNRKDPGLKHQHLTAIKILQKICNATIEGAKIGSTNLKFAPKDVKDAILREDVRTAGSIPLILQVLIPISAINQRKLELSIKGGTDVAWSPTIDYTNNVLREAYERLGINFSIELVKRGYYPKGGGEINLKVFPSTIKPISLTNKKTRKLKIFCSYSKLPEQLIKEKIEKIRSNLIEKNFDVKVVIKNQNAIDSGSTLLIASVDEESIMGIDSIFDKRTNEFRMDLKKITENELGVDENLADMLVVPASLAEGMTIFRVPKISTHLETNLYVTSKITGCKYGVGKLPNGFEVRIEGVSNASIQ from the coding sequence TTGGATTTTTTAAAAATTGACGGTAATTTTGGGGAGGGAGGCGGACAAATTGTTAGAACAGCAGTTACTCTTTCATGTATTACAAAAACACCAATAATATTAGAAAACATTAGAAAGAATAGAAAAGATCCAGGATTAAAACATCAACATTTGACTGCAATTAAAATTCTCCAAAAAATTTGCAATGCTACAATAGAAGGAGCTAAAATAGGTTCAACAAATCTGAAATTTGCTCCAAAGGATGTAAAGGACGCAATATTAAGAGAAGATGTTAGAACAGCTGGAAGTATTCCTTTGATTCTTCAAGTGTTGATACCAATTTCTGCAATTAATCAAAGAAAACTAGAATTATCTATCAAGGGAGGAACAGATGTTGCATGGAGTCCAACAATTGATTATACCAATAATGTTCTAAGAGAAGCTTATGAAAGATTAGGAATAAATTTTTCAATTGAGTTAGTTAAACGTGGTTATTATCCTAAAGGAGGAGGAGAGATAAATCTCAAAGTTTTTCCATCAACAATAAAGCCAATATCTTTGACAAATAAAAAAACAAGAAAATTAAAAATTTTTTGTTCATATTCAAAATTACCTGAACAGCTAATCAAAGAAAAAATAGAAAAGATCAGATCAAATTTAATTGAAAAAAATTTTGATGTAAAAGTAGTAATTAAAAATCAAAATGCTATTGATTCAGGTTCTACTCTATTGATAGCAAGTGTTGATGAAGAATCAATTATGGGCATTGATAGTATTTTTGACAAAAGAACTAATGAATTTAGAATGGATTTGAAAAAAATTACAGAAAACGAGTTAGGTGTAGATGAAAATCTTGCAGATATGCTTGTAGTGCCTGCAAGTTTAGCTGAGGGTATGACTATTTTTAGAGTTCCAAAAATTTCAACACATTTAGAAACTAATCTCTACGTAACATCAAAAATTACTGGTTGCAAATACGGTGTAGGGAAATTGCCAAATGGTTTTGAGGTTAGAATAGAAGGTGTGTCAAACGCCAGCATCCAATAA
- a CDS encoding CopD family protein, with protein MTPIEQAILTWIHLISAAIWVGGSLFIGVVFSPLLKTLSNSIEERLQIMIKVGKRFNKIAIPSLVILMGTGLYNSHVLLSKPDLLVATSYGTFLIIKIILVISLIITYAIHVRVIRKDVEEKIMSKQMPEQQIQKLRKKIIILGEVTVVISIAILFFASLLDAGV; from the coding sequence GTGACACCTATTGAACAGGCTATTCTAACATGGATTCATCTAATTTCAGCTGCAATATGGGTTGGAGGTTCATTATTCATTGGAGTAGTTTTTTCACCATTACTCAAAACTCTGTCCAACTCAATTGAAGAAAGATTACAAATAATGATTAAAGTTGGAAAAAGATTCAACAAAATTGCCATTCCTTCTTTGGTAATTCTTATGGGAACTGGATTGTATAATTCACATGTACTTCTAAGTAAACCTGATTTACTAGTTGCAACAAGTTATGGAACATTCTTAATCATCAAAATAATTTTGGTAATTTCATTGATAATCACTTATGCCATACATGTTAGAGTTATCAGAAAAGATGTTGAAGAAAAAATTATGTCAAAACAAATGCCTGAACAACAAATTCAGAAATTGAGAAAGAAAATTATAATTTTAGGAGAAGTCACAGTAGTTATTTCTATAGCTATTCTATTTTTTGCCTCATTATTGGATGCTGGCGTTTGA
- a CDS encoding DegT/DnrJ/EryC1/StrS aminotransferase family protein — MKIAINVPFVGKEEISAVTSVLKNGALTSAANQGGKNVQEFEKLASKYVKSKYAIAVNSGTAALQAALHALGIKEGDEILIPSFTFVATANAVVSTGAKPVFVDVLEENYTMDPNDLEKKVTKKTKAIIPVHLYGNVAFLKQISEVAKKHNLKIIEDAAQSLGSTFKQKHTGTFFDLGCYSMYPAKVMTAGEGGFIVTNNKNLRDKLLMIRNHGMVHGYDTKSFGLNLRLPEISAAIASIQIKKLPHFLKIRKKNAEHLSDLISDLQIKLPQERTFEKVNWYLYTIATSKRNKILKKLNQKGIGAASYYPIPVHKTPYYKQKARLHVTEWAASRVLSLPIHPKVTSKNIEFIAKSLREILNE; from the coding sequence TTGAAAATTGCAATCAATGTACCATTTGTAGGTAAAGAAGAGATTAGTGCAGTTACATCTGTCCTCAAGAATGGTGCATTAACTTCAGCTGCAAACCAAGGAGGAAAAAATGTTCAGGAATTTGAAAAATTAGCATCAAAATATGTAAAATCAAAATATGCTATAGCAGTAAATTCAGGAACTGCTGCCTTACAAGCAGCACTTCATGCACTTGGTATCAAAGAAGGCGATGAGATACTAATCCCATCCTTTACATTTGTTGCAACAGCAAATGCAGTTGTATCTACTGGAGCAAAACCTGTTTTTGTTGATGTTCTAGAAGAAAATTATACGATGGATCCTAATGATCTTGAAAAGAAAGTCACCAAAAAAACAAAAGCCATCATACCTGTTCATCTTTATGGTAATGTTGCATTTTTAAAACAAATTTCGGAAGTTGCAAAAAAACATAATTTGAAAATAATTGAAGATGCTGCACAGTCACTTGGTTCCACATTTAAACAAAAACATACCGGAACTTTTTTTGATTTAGGCTGTTACAGTATGTATCCTGCAAAAGTAATGACTGCAGGAGAAGGAGGATTTATTGTTACTAATAACAAAAATCTTAGAGATAAACTTCTAATGATTAGAAATCACGGAATGGTTCATGGTTATGATACAAAATCATTCGGATTAAATCTTCGTTTGCCAGAAATTAGTGCTGCAATCGCTTCCATTCAAATAAAAAAACTGCCACATTTTTTGAAAATAAGAAAAAAAAATGCAGAACATTTGTCAGATCTTATTTCTGATTTACAAATTAAACTTCCTCAAGAAAGAACATTTGAAAAAGTAAATTGGTATCTTTATACCATCGCAACTTCAAAAAGAAATAAAATTTTAAAAAAATTAAATCAAAAAGGGATAGGAGCTGCATCATATTATCCAATTCCAGTCCATAAAACTCCTTATTACAAACAAAAAGCTCGATTGCATGTTACAGAATGGGCAGCATCTAGAGTTTTATCCCTTCCAATACATCCAAAAGTAACTTCAAAGAATATTGAATTTATAGCAAAATCCCTACGTGAAATCCTCAATGAATAG
- a CDS encoding NAD(P)-dependent glycerol-1-phosphate dehydrogenase, whose product MRKKEDRMQSHTMELPRLIVVGEKNIGEFGEFLHTLGKPKKISLISGINVKKILQQKIEKSLKSKKTSFVWHVAKDNKLQSLNKIQKDVKKDRSDMVAGIGGGRSVDTAKMVSFNLDLPFVSVPTAASHDGMASPFVSVKTDKPHSIVATAPLGVFVDIDIIKKAPKKLLASGCGDLIANLIAVKDWQLGHKKTGEYYGMYSAELAKMSAKIVFENSKKFAKTGLDARVIVEALISAGVASCIAGSSRPCSGAEHLFSHALDKIAPGRGLHGEKCGIGSIMMAKLQGQDWKKIAGVLKQVGAPTTAKQIGLKKEEVVDALIIAQELRPERYTILKQIEMTEKIAFDLAKSTKVI is encoded by the coding sequence TTGAGAAAAAAGGAGGATCGCATGCAATCTCACACAATGGAATTACCACGGCTAATTGTTGTTGGTGAAAAGAATATTGGTGAATTTGGTGAATTTTTGCATACTTTAGGAAAACCAAAAAAAATATCGTTAATTTCTGGAATAAATGTCAAAAAAATTCTTCAGCAAAAAATTGAAAAATCATTAAAATCAAAAAAAACTTCCTTTGTTTGGCATGTAGCAAAAGATAACAAATTACAAAGTCTCAATAAAATCCAAAAAGATGTTAAAAAGGATCGTAGTGATATGGTTGCAGGTATTGGAGGAGGCCGCTCTGTAGATACTGCAAAAATGGTTTCTTTCAACTTGGATTTACCGTTTGTAAGTGTACCGACAGCGGCTTCACATGATGGGATGGCAAGTCCTTTTGTCTCAGTAAAAACAGATAAACCGCATTCAATTGTTGCAACGGCTCCCCTTGGTGTGTTTGTGGATATTGATATTATTAAAAAAGCACCAAAAAAACTTCTTGCAAGTGGTTGTGGAGACTTGATTGCGAATCTAATTGCAGTCAAAGACTGGCAATTAGGTCACAAAAAAACTGGGGAGTATTACGGAATGTATTCTGCAGAATTGGCAAAGATGAGTGCAAAGATAGTTTTTGAAAATTCAAAAAAGTTTGCAAAAACAGGGTTAGATGCAAGGGTTATAGTTGAAGCGTTGATCAGTGCAGGTGTTGCTTCATGTATTGCAGGGAGTAGTAGACCATGTTCTGGAGCAGAACATTTGTTTTCTCACGCATTAGACAAGATTGCTCCAGGAAGAGGATTACATGGTGAAAAATGTGGAATAGGCTCTATAATGATGGCAAAATTACAAGGACAAGATTGGAAAAAGATTGCAGGTGTATTAAAACAAGTTGGTGCACCAACAACTGCAAAACAAATAGGTTTGAAGAAAGAGGAAGTGGTAGATGCCTTGATTATTGCCCAAGAGTTAAGACCTGAAAGATATACAATTCTAAAACAAATTGAAATGACTGAAAAAATTGCATTTGATCTTGCTAAAAGTACTAAAGTAATTTAA
- a CDS encoding FKBP-type peptidyl-prolyl cis-trans isomerase, whose amino-acid sequence MTFDKGSLILVDYTAKVKDSEEIFDTTIEEEAKKHSIHETNVKYQPKLVSIGEVSYPVLKGLDEALAKTSVGDKLTVEVTPDKGFGERDSSKVRMIPIRKLGEDAEKVSVGDTIEIDNKRGIIRFIGSGRVQIDYNHKYAGKTILYDVNVIKSLDSPHDKIEGILQNRLPLENTKINFELKDKEVDITIPEEILRADGLQIMKHFIQLDVFKFVPTLEKINFVETHINKQSQKKPENKEEKAPEQKTA is encoded by the coding sequence TTGACTTTCGATAAAGGTTCACTAATTTTAGTAGATTATACTGCTAAGGTAAAAGACAGTGAAGAAATTTTTGATACCACTATCGAAGAAGAAGCAAAAAAACACTCAATCCATGAAACAAATGTAAAATATCAACCAAAACTTGTTTCAATTGGAGAAGTATCTTACCCAGTTCTCAAAGGACTTGATGAGGCATTAGCAAAAACATCTGTTGGAGATAAGCTCACAGTAGAAGTTACTCCTGATAAAGGCTTTGGCGAAAGAGATTCTAGCAAAGTTAGAATGATTCCAATCAGGAAACTTGGTGAAGATGCAGAAAAAGTTTCAGTTGGTGATACAATAGAAATTGATAACAAAAGAGGAATCATTAGATTCATTGGTTCTGGAAGAGTTCAAATTGATTACAATCACAAATATGCAGGTAAAACAATCCTTTATGATGTAAATGTTATAAAATCTCTTGATTCACCACATGACAAAATTGAAGGAATACTGCAAAACAGATTACCGCTAGAAAACACAAAAATTAATTTTGAATTAAAAGACAAAGAAGTTGACATCACAATCCCTGAAGAAATTCTGAGAGCTGATGGATTACAAATTATGAAGCATTTTATTCAGTTAGATGTTTTCAAGTTTGTTCCAACCTTAGAGAAAATTAATTTTGTTGAAACACACATCAACAAACAATCTCAAAAGAAGCCTGAGAACAAAGAAGAAAAAGCTCCTGAACAAAAGACTGCATAA
- a CDS encoding alanine--glyoxylate aminotransferase family protein: MEYLSMLPGPTNVPNRVMRAMLAPIINHRSDDFVELYTDVVDKTQQVFETQNDIVALSASGTGAVEAGVVNLIKKGDKVIIPVNGEFSNRLSQLIEGQGANVVKLETPPGQNATFDQVKEAFDNNKDVKAFYVVHNETSTGTMVNYLDKVSDLTSRNDAFYVVDSVSLLGGAPLPVDKWNIDVCMTGAQKAIAAPPGISPISVSAKAKKYMIENPPPTMYFNLARYFKYYDEEKHTPFTPALPLLYAYREALSILLEEGLQNVFNRHKICSDALYSGLSAIGLTPFAKEEDRSISIVALNYLDGLEDKTFRNTLANKFKVLVAGGFGNLKGKVFRVGCMGEVSPYHVMRTISAISSTLAMMGYDIDSQAGLKTAEEKLKAL, translated from the coding sequence ATGGAATATCTTTCAATGCTTCCAGGACCAACAAATGTTCCTAATCGAGTAATGAGAGCTATGCTGGCACCTATCATTAATCATAGAAGCGATGATTTTGTTGAATTATACACAGATGTAGTTGACAAAACTCAACAAGTATTTGAAACACAAAATGATATCGTAGCATTATCTGCATCCGGCACTGGAGCAGTTGAAGCTGGCGTTGTAAACCTGATTAAAAAAGGAGACAAAGTCATTATTCCTGTAAATGGAGAGTTTAGTAATAGATTATCACAACTTATTGAGGGACAAGGCGCCAATGTTGTTAAGCTTGAAACCCCTCCTGGACAAAATGCAACATTTGATCAAGTAAAGGAAGCATTTGACAATAACAAAGACGTAAAAGCATTCTATGTTGTTCATAATGAAACTTCGACTGGAACCATGGTTAATTATCTTGATAAAGTATCAGATCTGACCTCTAGAAACGATGCATTCTATGTAGTAGATTCAGTTTCCTTGTTAGGCGGTGCACCACTTCCAGTAGATAAATGGAATATTGATGTATGTATGACTGGTGCACAAAAAGCAATTGCTGCACCACCAGGAATTTCACCTATCTCAGTTAGTGCTAAAGCCAAAAAGTATATGATTGAAAATCCACCACCTACAATGTATTTCAATTTAGCAAGATATTTCAAATATTATGATGAGGAAAAACACACTCCTTTTACTCCTGCATTGCCTTTGCTATATGCATACAGAGAGGCCCTTTCAATTTTACTTGAAGAAGGATTGCAGAATGTCTTTAACCGTCACAAAATTTGTTCAGATGCATTATACTCTGGACTAAGCGCAATTGGTCTTACTCCATTTGCAAAAGAAGAAGATCGTTCAATCTCTATTGTTGCATTAAATTATCTAGATGGCCTTGAAGACAAGACATTTAGAAATACATTAGCAAACAAATTCAAAGTATTGGTGGCCGGTGGATTTGGAAATCTTAAGGGCAAAGTATTTCGAGTTGGATGTATGGGAGAAGTTAGCCCATACCATGTAATGAGAACTATTTCTGCAATTTCGTCCACATTAGCTATGATGGGTTATGATATTGATTCTCAAGCAGGACTCAAGACTGCAGAAGAAAAACTTAAAGCTCTCTAA
- a CDS encoding dUTPase produces the protein MSENKDRLETIFKLQKGLSEMMKLDRYPKDSEGRVSALCTAIMHEAVELQRTTNWKWWKTPTPFNEDEAREELIDIWHFVVQASLELNLSPDDIVKEYRKKNEINRERQRNGY, from the coding sequence ATGTCTGAAAATAAAGATAGATTGGAAACAATTTTCAAATTACAAAAGGGATTATCAGAAATGATGAAACTTGATAGATATCCAAAAGATTCTGAAGGACGTGTCTCAGCATTGTGTACTGCAATTATGCATGAAGCAGTGGAGCTGCAGAGAACTACTAATTGGAAATGGTGGAAAACCCCTACTCCATTTAATGAAGATGAGGCCAGAGAAGAGCTTATTGACATATGGCATTTTGTTGTTCAAGCATCACTGGAATTGAATCTAAGTCCAGATGATATTGTTAAAGAATATAGAAAAAAGAATGAAATTAATCGAGAAAGACAAAGAAATGGGTATTAG